A window of Amphiprion ocellaris isolate individual 3 ecotype Okinawa chromosome 12, ASM2253959v1, whole genome shotgun sequence contains these coding sequences:
- the LOC111572056 gene encoding histone H1-like, with amino-acid sequence MAEEAPAAAPAKAPAKAPKKKAVRSKTDGPSLPKLIIAAVAESKERKGISLAAIKKVLAAKKVDVAKSNKRINTTVTKMVTKGVLTQTKGTGASGSFKLAKTEPKASKPAKKVIKKKTPVKAKKPAAAAAKAKKPVAAKKAAAKKTAVKKSPKKAAVKKAVKKTPKKSPKKPAAKKPKAAAKKPAAKKSAAKKPTAKKAAKK; translated from the coding sequence ATGGCAGAAGAAGCTCCAGCAGCTGCACCGGCTAAAGCCCCGGCCAAAGCCCCCAAGAAGAAGGCGGTCCGGTCCAAGACGGACGGACCCAGTCTCCCGAAGCTGATCATCGCCGCTGTGGCCGAGTCCAAGGAGCGGAAGGGGATCTCACTGGCTGCGATCAAGAAGGTGCTGGCGGCCAAGAAGGTGGATGTGGCGAAGTCCAACAAACGCATCAACACCACCGTCACCAAGATGGTCACCAAGGGGGTTCTGACCCAGACTAAGGGCACCGGAGCCTCCGGTTCCTTTAAGCTCGCTAAGACGGAGCCCAAAGCCTCCAAACCGGCCAAGAAGGTGATCAAGAAGAAGACTCCCGTTAAAGCCAAGAAacccgccgccgccgccgccaaAGCTAAGAAACCTGTCGCGGCCAAGAAGGCAGCAGCTAAGAAGACAGCGGTCAAGAAGTCCCCGAAGAAGGCAGCAGTCAAGAAAGCTGTCAAGAAGACGCCGAAGAAGAGCCCCAAGAAGCCCGCCGCTAAGAAGCCCAAAGCTGCAGCCAAGAAGCCCGCAGCCAAGAAAAGTGCAGCCAAGAAGCCTACAGCTAAGAAAGCTGCAAAGAAGTGA
- the LOC111572031 gene encoding histone H1-like codes for MAEEAPAAAPAKAPAKAPKKKAVRSKTDGPSLPKLIIAAVAESKERKGISLAAIKKVLAVKKVDVAKSNKRINTTVTKMVTKGVLTQTKGTGASGSFKLAKTEPKASKPAKKVIKKKTPVKAKKPAAAKAKKPVAAKKAAAKKTAVKKSPKKAAVKKAVKKTPKKSPKKPAAKKPKAAAKKPAAKKSAAKKPAAKKAAKK; via the coding sequence ATGGCAGAAGAAGCTCCAGCAGCTGCACCGGCTAAAGCCCCGGCCAAAGCCCCCAAGAAGAAGGCGGTCCGGTCCAAGACGGACGGACCCAGTCTCCCGAAGCTGATCATCGCCGCTGTGGCCGAGTCCAAGGAGCGGAAGGGGATCTCACTGGCTGCGATCAAGAAGGTGCTGGCGGTGAAGAAGGTGGATGTGGCGAAGTCCAACAAACGCATCAACACCACCGTCACCAAGATGGTCACCAAGGGGGTTCTGACCCAGACTAAGGGCACCGGAGCCTCCGGTTCCTTTAAGCTCGCTAAGACGGAGCCCAAAGCCTCCAAACCGGCCAAGAAGGTGATCAAGAAGAAGACTCCCGTTAAAGCCAAGAAACCCGCCGCCGCCAAAGCTAAGAAACCTGTCGCGGCCAAGAAGGCAGCAGCTAAGAAGACAGCGGTCAAGAAGTCCCCGAAGAAGGCAGCAGTCAAGAAAGCTGTCAAGAAGACGCCGAAGAAGAGCCCCAAGAAGCCCGCTGCTAAGAAGCCCAAAGCTGCAGCCAAGAAGCCCGCAGCCAAGAAAAGTGCAGCCAAGAAGCCTGCAGCTAAGAAAGCTGCAAAGAAGTGA